In the Vitis vinifera cultivar Pinot Noir 40024 chromosome 2, ASM3070453v1 genome, one interval contains:
- the LOC100266563 gene encoding F-box/kelch-repeat protein SKIP25 — protein MSDSSSSAKRLKLFCTDLRRRHRCWRCTQPLLPGLPDHIAHLCLSRLHPSILFAVSCAWREFIYSSAFPPHLSIYTVLSSSIDSGGDAVHFFSFDPIQSRWLQLPPPPPSDPPLRVLLTHPSFLSRRLPVQSLAVAGQLVVLAATAHGLVPALHRPLIFDPMSRTWRFGPRLLAPRRWCAAGTLGGAVYVAGGMGGSYSLEVAKTVERWEVRNDVVERMGGLRDVRMSREAIEAVGWRGKLWMVNVKGVATKEGAVYDVASDVWEEMPEGMLGGWRGPAAAMAMAGGAEEMYVVDEGKGILRKYDGERDAWEEVVEAEVLRGADHMAAGGGRVVVVSGGGGRVVVVDVVASTPRIWVVDPPEGLDAVAVHVLPRMSRCTD, from the coding sequence ATGTCAGATTCCTCCTCCTCCGCCAAAAGACTCAAACTTTTTTGCACTGATCTCCGCCGTCGTCACCGCTGCTGGCGGTGCACTCAGCCGTTGCTCCCGGGCCTGCCGGACCACATCGCCCACCTCTGTCTCTCTAGACTTCATCCTTCCATTCTGTTCGCGGTTTCTTGTGCTTGGagagaatttatttattcttcGGCATTTCCTCCACATCTCTCTATCTATACTGTGCTGTCATCCTCCATTGATTCCGGCGGTGATGCTGTCCACTTCTTCTCCTTCGATCCGATCCAGTCGCGGTGGCTCCAACTCCCGCCGCCGCCGCCGTCGGATCCTCCGCTCCGCGTCCTGCTGACTCACCCCTCGTTCCTCTCCCGGAGGTTACCGGTACAGTCTCTGGCGGTGGCCGGGCAGCTAGTGGTTCTGGCCGCCACCGCTCACGGCCTCGTCCCGGCCCTCCACCGCCCGCTTATCTTCGATCCGATGTCGCGAACCTGGCGGTTCGGGCCGCGGCTCTTGGCTCCGCGGCGGTGGTGCGCGGCCGGTACCCTAGGCGGGGCGGTGTACGTGGCCGGCGGGATGGGCGGAAGCTACAGTCTGGAGGTGGCGAAGACGGTGGAGAGATGGGAGGTGCGAAACGACGTCGTTGAGAGGATGGGGGGGTTGAGGGATGTGAGGATGAGTAGGGAGGCGATTGAAGCGGTCGGGTGGAGGGGGAAGCTGTGGATGGTGAATGTGAAGGGCGTGGCCACCAAGGAGGGGGCGGTGTACGACGTTGCTTCGGACGTTTGGGAGGAGATGCCGGAGGGGATGCTCGGAGGGTGGAGGGGGCCGGCGGCGGCGATGGCGATGGCAGGGGGAGCGGAGGAAATGTATGTGGTGGATGAGGGCAAGGGGATTTTGAGAAAATACGATGGTGAGCGTGACGCATGGGAAGAGGTGGTGGAGGCGGAGGTGCTTAGAGGAGCAGACCACATGGCGGCCGGCGGCGGAAGGGTGGTGGTGGTGAGTGGCGGCGGTGGGAGGGTCGTGGTGGTGGATGTAGTGGCGTCAACGCCGCGCATCTGGGTGGTGGACCCGCCGGAGGGTCTTGATGCGGTGGCTGTTCATGTATTACCCAGGATGAGCCGCTGTACGgattga